aatcggttttttgatagcagctacggttttgtcacaatcacaagttgttcggaagaaactgacagcgaaaaagtagctgttcaggatCAGGTCAAaggtgggagaggtagagaggtaattctcagcaggtggggcagaagttacacacgcacacacatacacattcagacacacatataccagacacatctccatgtaggaactggttgggctgcttgttcaaaatacttgggacaatttgataaatgtgtagttcaagcagacacacacacacaaactgaggaagacacacacatacgcagtcacacacaatgacagatacatacacacagacacagtcacacacaaatacagttaaatacacacagacagcctcgtatacatagacaggcacaacgccgttagctctattagcgccattagcattagcgccgttagctctgctagctcttttagaaatgttagcaccgttagctctgttagcaccgttacctctgttagcattagctccgttagctctgttagcgccgttagctctgttagtaaaaggaaactttggatgataatagagatggttcatttccattaaattcattaatgtttattgattcagttaataagcGCCCCttgtgccactgtcaaaatttcggcggcgccagaattgtctagttattatttactgcaacaaaagactgggaaagctggcacacctacacctgctccacctgccaatcagccaccacagctgcagccaatccacactcATCAACCACTTTGCTCTCCTTGTGCTTTGTTCTTTTACTTGAGAGCGGGGCTGTACAGGGCAAAAGAAGGTAGGCCATCTTTCTATAATAGTCTGGTTCTCTAAACCAATCCACCATGTTTGCTGAGTTTCTTCAGAGCTGTCTGGAAAAGTGCCCAGAGGCCCGATCCATCCTGGAGGCACGCAAGAACCACTCCTGGCTGATGTGACCCAGACTGGACATCTCAGGACCTCAGATGGACCTCCCGCTCCCCTTCATCCAGAACCAGATCTTTTGTAGTTCCCCTTTATGGCTCCCCCTGCGTCCTCTTGAAAGGAGCAGAAGTGAGGCTGCTTTATCCAACCATGGgactaatcaataaatcagtataaatgaataataatctTCTTCTTACCACAATCTTTCATAAAAAATGTGGCACAATGATAATTTGTTTGTACTATTGTACTTTAATTTTTAAGGAGGGGCTTTTGTATTGGACTGCATGAGACTGTGCAGGTGTTCAGGATATTTTACCTGCAGGAAGCTGCCTGGCTCCCAACATTGTGCTGGGCTGTGCTGTGATGTAGTGGCCATATTTGGAACTACAGGTCAGGTGACACCTGGGACACAGAAAGAtactggccaatcacaggtcttTACAAAAGTCATTTCTGTTAATCAGAGTTGGTGGAGTAtggaaaatgagaaatgaaggACTGGCTGTCAGTACACCTTTGGGAAGACTTCAGAATATAGTGGCACAAAGGTTCAGTTATTTGGTCCCTCAATCCTAACTTTAAGGCAAGTTCAAACCGAGTAATCATTGTATTGAGATCAGCAAACTGAGGCTGTTTCAGGTCTTACATACATTTACGAGATGAATAACAGTCacacaacttttaaaaaatcatgttttaagGTTTATCTGTCACATGCTCATATAATATGTGCAGTGTAATGCAGGGTGGCATATTACTGAGACTGTGCCTTAAAGCCTATTTACCGTAGTGTATTAATAATTGACAAAAGTCACCTTTGAAAAGAAGAGAACTATGATGtaattaatgacattttcagcttttaaaatTAAATCTAAACTAAAGCTCCTTGCTGTTTGTAAAGTCTTATCTAACAACCTGCATGGCTATGTGGAACCACACATTTTATCCTCCTGATTAGTGACACATCATCCTGTCACCCAATAATTAACCAACATTTAGAAAAGTGTAAGCTAATGTAACATTATCAAGGGCTGTGGATGTGCATGTAGTGTTAATGTGACTTTCAGTCTGCCACCCAAATGCATGAAATCGAATTCCTTGATGTTTGCTGAAGGATTTATTACAGCGTCAAACCTTTGTTTAAGCTGCTCGTACAGCATCAAGCTAAACTCTCGTCAGTATTTCAGTGAACAAGTGAGTCAAatcttttcaaaacaaaattaattcagTTGTGAGATGTTGGTCTTCAACAGTCCCACCACACCGTTGTACTTGAGGTGATGGGGAATGAAGGACTGGGTGGTCTCCTCCATGGACAAAAGGTGATCTTGGTCCAACTCCTGGGGGTAAGGAGTATTTCCAGAGAATCTCAAAACCTAGCCTGTGTAAAACAGGGCTATTTCTATACTGAGTCATGAAATTTCAATCCACTGTGGCCATAACGAATATCACATCAAAGCCTGGCTAGTAGATCTGGTCTGgccttctcctctcctgagcacacctgctgtcaatcattcaatcaagaTGCACCTCCTGCCACAGTACATAAGCACCGGCCCCCCTTCCAGCATTGGTTCAATCGTCTGTTCATCCTTGTGTTAACGACAGACTCCTGCTTCAAACCTGATGATGTTTTCgatgttttttcttgtctgctTTCCTGTTTCTCCAGCGAGTTCACTCTCAATCATCTCGTCAACCCCTTTGTATGTATGTCAAGACTACCAGACTCGTCTGTTGCGCAATCTTGAAGATTTATTAAACTGCACTTTATTCACAAGAGGTGCATTTAATCTGTTCTTAGTTTTAGTCAAGTTTAAGCTTTGTGAAAAGTACTTGGGAGTCACACCATAGGAgctttttcatgtttgcttaaaaactgtaaaaaagtTATAGATGAACTGCATAAATGTTCAGTATGTTCACATGAAGCATTAAAGAAGCAACACTGGattttacatgcacaaaatattcaatctttattctgaaaaagacaatattcccACTAAGCTGTTTACGTGGCTAATTGACatgaatattccactaataTTGCGTTTGCATGCTGCTGTGCACGTTAACGAACACAGCATCGCTCTCTCATTGGTTTAAACGCCTTCTTGAAAGGAAACCAGTTGATATCCAAGTCTgcattcttgtgtgtgtgcatctttaCCACAGCCTTGCGTTTTGTGTGTTGGCTAGACAATGCACAGAACTGACTGTAAACAGGCAAAAGGCTGTGTGTCACAAACTGCGGTAAAAACCCCAACATATGCATATTCCCAATGAGCTGTATTCCAAAGAATGTTCCCATGTTTTaatcagaaaaaacaaggaaTGCTTTGGAAAATCCAACAGGAATATGTTGCAgattagtgtgcatgtaaatgtagtcatTGTCAGCTAAATGTTCCATGATAAATGATGCATATAATAATGATGACCACTGACTCTATTTTAGGGTTTGATATGAGGTGTTTTTGCCAGTATTTATGCAAATATATGAGCCTACAAGcctttttgtgtgaaatttttaGATAATAACAACCTTTTGTATTAGCAGGTAGCCTGCTAATACAAAAGGTTGTTGTTAAAAAGCACTCCTGTTGGCTAAGCATTATACATGCATATCATTTAATGTAGAAATCAATGGATCCCTTGTGACAACATGTTTGTTGTGAAACATCCATGAGAAAAGTTTGTAACTGTTTATTGTAGTTGAGTTGAGATATAAGTCACCGGCTACACACTGTAATGATGATGTGCAAACTGTTTACAGAAACATTAATGCCAGGGTAAATTACATCTGAAGGAGGCTGAGATATGGGACTATGATCCTGTAGCCTTGACGGTGATGGTGACGCTGACAGGCTCATTATCATCACCAGGAGGAGGGGCTTGGCTGGGTTGGGTGGCACTCAGGGGTGAGGTGGTAAGGGGTGAAGATGCCCGAGGCAAAGCCATGGTTGGACCTGGAAATGTTCAGAATCAGGAAGACGAGCAATAAGATTTTTAGGTGATGCTGACAGGACGACTTCAGGTCTACATTAACACAGATGGCTTTCAAAGCTTTCTATATGACAGCACCTACACAAGGCACACTCCCTCAAGTGTTCTTCATTTTGCTTTCGCATTTATATAGCAGCAGCTACTCGCTATGTAAAGATCTAGTGGAGTAATGGCGTCACACTCTCTCTGTATGTTGTAATCCGAGCTTCTCTATTCTTTGTCTTGCTTGCCGGTCCTCATGTTAGTGTACGTGAGTCCCTTCATGTGAAGCTGTCGGCCTTCCTCTCATTTataaagagacaaacagagtgaCCTCTCACATGGGAAATGGAAGAGTGCAGTTCAAAGCGCTCAGCAGAAGACCTTCACTTCCAGTGGACAAACTTCAGCTACTCAAAGGTTTTGTACTTGATGATTTAGGTAGCTAGCCTTAGGAGGATCACTAGGGGGCTAATGTTTACATTCGAAGGATTACGGTCATTCAGCAGGAAGAAAGAGCTCCTTACTAAGATTAATACATTATTAATGTACAACTGTACTGGAGTAATGGAGCTTAACAATGTTCTGCAAGGTAAAATTACTCtttttgtcaatggagtctggtaATGTACAGCAGGGAAGAACTgtgtgtagagccagaatatttctGGCATgtaactctgtgaattaagggtttatttcgaccaaaccagagttgtTGATTCTTGGAACAGTGAAGAGACTAACCAGATTGCGCTGATCTGCAAAGTAAAATGACAATATGACGAATGTTTCTGGTTGAGCTTTTGATTTTACCACTTTATGCAAGATTTGATTGCTTGTATGGAAGTAGGTGTTTCATTGACATCAGGCATTTCAAACTGATTCCAtgaagggccatgtggctgcaggttttagttccaaccaaagaggagcacaccaggctggaatcaattaatcagctgatctcagtcatcagctgataactaagtgatcccttgatgttgattggttggcctggtgtgcttGGTTGGAACGACCACTGACATAGTTTTGAGATGTATTAATACAAAGATAGAGGGTGTCATCAAGgaagcaaataaacataaaaacttttcatttcggatttttttttctcaaagaaaCATGCAATGTAATTTCTGTTGGACTTAAAGTTGAGAGACCATATTAAAAGACTGGTGTCCAAATGAGTGTGGTAACCTTTGACCTTGTATAATCCAGATTTAAGACCGCATGAATATGACTTTGTTTGATGTGGGTGCATCTTGCCTGAACTGGCTGATCCACCAATCTCCTCTATTCCTCCGTCTGACCCGGCTACcacttcatcctctgggaagtTGATGTTTTCCCTCGACTGGCTGTGCTGCCTGGACACACCAGAAGAAGAAACTCTTTTAACAGCCTCTGTAACATTGGCTATCAACATGATGACAAACAGCAATTTAATTCCTTgtggttatatatatatattcatagaCAATAATACAGATACTTACAAACCAAACAGCATGTCATGTAGTCCTGGGGGGAGAAACATGGAACATTAATGCAACATAAAGGGATAATGGCTTCATAATTCAACTCATTAGGATGCTGGTGCTTGCGTAAGACTCACTAGGATTGTTGTTGCGGTTGCGGATTATGAACATGAGTAGCAGCACTGTGACGATGGCTGCAAAGAGCATCCCACCTATAGCTGCTCCAATCACAGCAGGGTACACATTGTAGCGTGGCTCCGCTGCAACACATCACAGTTACACATTGCAAAATAGTACACCTCTGACAAAACAGACAGTAGCTACACTTGATAAAGGCCTCACATtggttttcattgtgttttcaccCCCCTCTAGTGGTTTTAAACCCATGTCAGCAGTACATTAAAGCAAAGCTGTGTAGCTTTTgcaagaagaaataaaacattcttcctgttacaaataaaaagttgaatGCATAAGGTATAAAACACATCCTTGCTCAGTCCAAAACACAgtaaagctgctgcagccttactTGATCTGTTgtgaccagtagcttatggtggctcACATTAGAAAACTTTAAGTAGATATTGCTGTTTAACTGAtatcacaacttttttttcactccTGGTACTGGTACACCTTGTTTTAGTAATTACTGCCACTGCAGTGGCAAGTTACATCCTGCTGGCTCACTTTAAAGTAAACCCTGTTGAACTGAACGTAGATGTGCATTAACATGTGACAATACAGGGGTTGAAAACCACTGGCCTATCCTACCCTGACGCCTGACCTACAAGTCTTTCTACACCCTAAACTATCACCTGGATTGGAAACTGCATTCAAATGCTACTTTTCACAGCACAACTAACACAAAAAAATTGCAAGAAGCACACTTAAAGGAAAGGTAAGAAGTAGGGCAGTGAAGGAGGTAAAGAGGAAGTGAGTTGAAGGTGTTAAGCAATGAGGTGTGTaattgtttgtatgtgttttttctttgtgtaagAGTCTTTCACCTAAGTggataacaaaaaaaagaaaaacaaaaatgttagACTatcattaaaacagcagagcaaGACATAAGCACCATCAATGTTTGCATAATCACCTAACTCACCTGTCACCTTTTAAAATTTCACATTACTCGCTTCTCCTGCCTTTACCCATTTGTTATCATCTGTTTGTTAAGACATCCCTAACACAAGCACCTGTCCTTGCTCAGTTCTCTGCCAGTATGTGATCACACTTTCTTCATTCTGTTCACTTACTATACCTGGAGTCTTTGCTGCAGAAGGGTGTCCCAGGGTGCGGTGGTTGACAGGTATGATGCGGAACTGGTAGGTAACGGTTGGTGTCAGTCTCCCTACTGTATGACTCCTGACTTCTGGGTCCTGGATGATGCTACGGTACCAGACTGGTGGACCGATCCTCTCCTCCTTTGAATTATTCCTGCTGCCTCTTCTTCCTGGTCGCTCTGACACCCATACGTGCTCCAGGATGAAACCTGTCCAGCCTCCTTCTTCTTCGTTCTCTACCTGCCACTCCAGCTCCACCTCGTTACGCAGTTGACTGTTATACATCACTTTGATCAGGGTCGCATTGGGAGGCATGGGGTGCCCTGATAAAGAGACAATATGCACTTCAGTTGGTCCACCACATTTGGTTtagactgaaatattttaacaaatatTGGATGCATTGTCGTGACATTTTACACAGAGCTCTGGTGACTTTCCTCTGATGCCACAATGTGGACAAATATTTGATTATTGCAGGATGCTCATTTTGTCCAAAACATTGGGTCTTACACCTGCACCACCCTTCATAGACTTATTTCAAGATGTAGCATAAAAATGCCCACATGGTCTTGTATGCATTCTTGCATATGCATCCCAGCCATTGTTGGTAATTATTACATCATTAGGAATCATAACCTCTTTCCTTCTGTattcccctttttctttttttgttgggGGGCTACACTCATAAGttgccattttttaaatcttgtgtatcacagaaacactgagggACAGCACTTCTTATTGGGTGAGACCAGCACCCGTGAagttaattaattaacatgttatatctcattttgtttgatccaaacaaaaaccaaagtgtaaaaactacaagttgtgtttttttctgatttgttgGACTATTTTTTGGTTAGGAGCTGTGACTTTCTGGAGTCTTTGCTGGTTGCCTCGCAAGACTACAGCAGGTCAATACTCCCAGGCCAATAAACAGACTAATACATATATCTGCCTGTCTTGCCGTTGTCTCTGGTTTCTGGTCTTTAAGGTCTAAGCTAAGCTATCTGCTGGCTATAGTTTCATATCTCACTATTCCTTTGAAAAGCTCTGGCAGGAAGACAACAGatataagtaaaaaaaaaagagagagaaagaaaaaactatTTCTTACTCTTGACCACTAAAGTGACGTTAATTTCAGTCCCTCCCACTGCGTTGGAAGTGGAGCACCTGTACTCGCCGCTGTCTTGAGCCTCATGTGTGTCTCTCACAGTCAGATTGGCCCATGCAGATGTTCGCAGCAGTGTGTACTTTGAGGTGCCTCGGACATCCACACCCTGATTGTTAAACCAGGTGATTTCGTTGACGGGAAGGTAGTTGGCTCTCAGGTTGCAGGTGAGCTGGACATCACTCCCTTCGTATACAGACACGACCCTGCGCTGCGTCAACAATACAGGAGCCTCTACAGGTGACAACATATGAATCAGTTAGTTCATAAATCATATCTGCTATTTGTTCTAAGGTTGGGTCTGACAATGTGCGCTGACCCAGTGTTAGCCTGCAGGTCTTGGTTTGGACCAGAAGTGGATGCTTAGCATGGCAGGTGTAGGGTTTCCCGCTGTGGGCGGTGCCGTAGCGAAGGATCAGGATGTTGGAGTTTTGTTCCCCGCCTTTTGCTTGGCCACCCGGGCCCTCCCACCACACCAAGGCTTTCGGGGTCCCTCCATCCCAGGAGCAGGACAGCATCAGATACTGTTTGTTGTTAGTCACATAGGCAAAGCAGACTGGTTCTGCAGGGGGGACATCTGGCGGAGGAGAAGGGGTTTAAGTGAGTGGTTTGGAGAACAGTGAGCATACAAATCTTTCCGTTTCTCTTCCTTACATGTGCGTGTGCTGCACACTGTCGAGTGTTTGAGTGCCAGGTGTGAGCCCAAGCATGTAAACGAGCTGTTGTTGGAAGTCAGGCCTTCGCTCGACAGCAAGATGGCAGTGTTGGTCAGTGGATTTGTTTCCTGCCCTGTGTCAGCCTCGTCGTGTCCCACTTGTTTCAGGTCTCCGGTCCActggagggaggggaaggggaaACCGCCGGGCCAGGAGCAGAGCAGTCTCAGAGAGGTGTGATTCAAAGCTGCCTCCACAGAACAGGAGGGTGAACCATCGGGCGGGTCTGTGGGGATAAGATACAGCATAACGAGGCAGTGATGTGCAAAGTGGGGGTTACATGAGGTCATCAGGGCCAGAGAAAGTGCCTGGGAGGCTACATTATTTAGGATGTTGGGTGTGATTTATCCTACCCAAATTACAAAGGAAGAAATATGCTTTTCATTAAACATCTTGGAAGCTTTTTTGTGGTAGATCTGAGTAAACAAAGACCTGCAAAGCCTGTCTCTCCAACATGAATCATTAAACAGAATCTCTATATCTCTCGGGTATCTTTTTCAATCAGACACTCAGCAAAACCAAATAGAAGAGCAGAATGACAAGCACCTGGCCTTCTAGCCAACCAACACTTGCCAtggctgtgacatcacagcgagGTACCTGCCAGAGATCCCATCAACCTCCCAGATGGCCCGAACAGGAGAATAGGTCTGCAGCGTTTCCACACTCTGCTGTGGTGTGTTGGCGTGTGAGTGTTTGAGTTCATAATAAGGAGCTTGAAATATGAAAGGTGACGAATGAGTGAACGaatggaggagaaaggaggtTTCTGCATCACGCTGAAAGCAGGAGAGGTTTAATTGGAAGTGAGATGGTCAGGGAGTTGAATTTATCGTAGGAGACTcaatgaagatgaaaatcaaAGGTGATAAGATCCCGGACTTGTGTTCTCTTAGTCTTGTGCTATAAATGTCAAATCTGGATGATTTAATCACATCACAGTCTTTTGCACTCCTCGCCATTTGCAGCACCAAGACAGAAGAACACAGATTAGGACTGAGTTGAGAGGTTCAGAGGAGGACTGATGGCGTGGTccaaggtcagaggtcagactcaCAGTAGACAGTCAGGCTGATGGTTTTTTTGGAGCGGGTGTTGAGGTAGGTGTTCTGCGCCAAGCAGGCGTAGTCGCCAGTGTGCATGCGGAGGATCTTGGTGATGGTGAACTGTGGTCCGGTGTAGACCTGGGAGTTGTTGTAGAACCACACGTACTGACTGGCCGGGTTGGACTGGGCTTGACAAAGTAAAGAAACAGTCTCTCGCTCCAGGGCTGAATATCCCCGCTCTGTGATACTGTACGGAGTCACGTCTATCTGAGGAATGTCCGGGCCAACTGAGGAgaaagcacatgaacacactcaaGATATGACGGACGTGTTACGCATACAGCTGAGCAACCTCACGTTCAGCTGCCTGCTGAAAATATTGCGATGAGAGCAGTGAAAGTGAACCAGATGATAAAGTTGTGAGCCGAGCTGTAGATTCAGGTGATGATTCTCTGTAGCTGCATGACTGCGAGCAACGTCTTTCATGTTGTCACACTGTGTTCACATCGTCATGTGACACATTGTTATTGTCAGATCTCATTTACAGCCATTTTAGAGTGAACCGAATTGATCTGGATCCAACAAACAGGTTGATCATTTTCAGACTGTTGACAAATCAAAGCTCAATAACGTATCTTGGCTGAGAGTTGATTGGTTGTTTggtcactgtcaatcaaatctgaccAAATCAAACCACGACCGCAAAGTCCTGATTAAATGGATA
Above is a genomic segment from Chelmon rostratus isolate fCheRos1 chromosome 14, fCheRos1.pri, whole genome shotgun sequence containing:
- the LOC121617554 gene encoding V-set and immunoglobulin domain-containing protein 10-like 2, whose translation is MVAQLLGLAFLFLPTSLVTLTTNAVQINHNWEVVYRDTSVYGVVGKAVILECGATLPDMYIWSFTKPSTEAIKAVVYDLGKGTRIQKLAERLGKLTVISNSAAVSIEKLALAAHGLFTCQAFYDIEREPKVYYYYVHLSVRVPVSKPYLLMSDASPVEGSTMWMRCNLENGTGPIQYLWKHETRSGNVSVFAQSNTSVINVTDVNRNHTGWYRCVASNAVNSESSNRLWLDTIFGPDIPQIDVTPYSITERGYSALERETVSLLCQAQSNPASQYVWFYNNSQVYTGPQFTITKILRMHTGDYACLAQNTYLNTRSKKTISLTVYYPPDGSPSCSVEAALNHTSLRLLCSWPGGFPFPSLQWTGDLKQVGHDEADTGQETNPLTNTAILLSSEGLTSNNSSFTCLGSHLALKHSTVCSTRTYVPPAEPVCFAYVTNNKQYLMLSCSWDGGTPKALVWWEGPGGQAKGGEQNSNILILRYGTAHSGKPYTCHAKHPLLVQTKTCRLTLEAPVLLTQRRVVSVYEGSDVQLTCNLRANYLPVNEITWFNNQGVDVRGTSKYTLLRTSAWANLTVRDTHEAQDSGEYRCSTSNAVGGTEINVTLVVKRHPMPPNATLIKVMYNSQLRNEVELEWQVENEEEGGWTGFILEHVWVSERPGRRGSRNNSKEERIGPPVWYRSIIQDPEVRSHTVGRLTPTVTYQFRIIPVNHRTLGHPSAAKTPAEPRYNVYPAVIGAAIGGMLFAAIVTVLLLMFIIRNRNNNPRLHDMLFGLQHSQSRENINFPEDEVVAGSDGGIEEIGGSASSGPTMALPRASSPLTTSPLSATQPSQAPPPGDDNEPVSVTITVKATGS